The genomic stretch GTGAGCTCTGTTCTGGCGAGGCCAGAACCGCGCCAATGGCCTTGGACCGGGCGCGCCATGCGGGGCACAGTGCGGGGGGCTAGACCGCAGGTTTTCAGCCAATTGCGCGACAGGATACTAAGACAGGGTATTGATCTGTCGGTTATTGGGCGGCGGATGTGGTTTCAGCGTCTTGTGAAGCTTCTGCGGCGGGAAGCCAAATGGAGAAGGCGGCTCCGCCGGCCTTGCGGTTTCGCGCGGATATAATACCGCCGGCGCGCTGGATCAGGGTTTGACTGATCGAGAGCCCCAGGCCCGTGCCCTCGCCAAGTTTTGTGGTGTAAAACGGATTGAACACCGCCGCGAGATGGTCTTCGGGGATGCCGCAGCCGCTGTCGGCAACCGTGAGCAGGGCACCGTAGCGGTCGTCGCGCTCAGCGCCCTGCAGGGATAGGGTCAAAGTGCCGTCGCCCTCCATGGCTTGGGCGGCGTTGAGGATCAGGTTGATCACCACCTGTTGCAGCTCGCCCGGGTCGATGCGGACCGGAGGGGCTGGGCGCGTTTCCTGATCGAACCGTTTTTCCACCTGGATTGCCTGTCGCGCGATCACATGATCCACCAACACCAGGCAATCAGTGACCAGCGGCGCTAGATCCAGGCTCTCCTCAAAGGTGCCAAATTCCGAGGGCCGGGCAAATTGCAACAGCTTGCTGACGATGGCGCCAATACGCATCACTTGATTGTCGATGAGATCCAGTTCGGTCCCCACCTCCTGTGCCTCCTCTGGGCCCAGGGTCATGCGGATCACATCCACATTGCCCTGGATTACCGCTACCGGGTTGTTGATCTCATGGGCGACCCCGGCGGTGATTTCTCCGATCGAGGCGAGCTTTTCACTCATCACCAGTTGTTGAAAGGTCTCTTCCAGTTTCTTGTTCGCCGCGCGCAGTTCGACAGTGCGCCGATCTACCCGCTGGTTCAGCTCTCCAGCCCAATCGCGCAGGCGTTGGTCACGCTCCTGGATCTGATCCAGAAGACTGTCGAGATGCCCTGCCACCTGGCCAATTTCATCCTGTCGCCCGGTGCTGCCATTGCGCGCTGTCAGGTCGCCACGTTCCACCCGCTTCATGGTCAGGCTCATCCGTTCCAAGGGCGAAAAGATCCCCTTGGCCAGCCATAAAAAAAGCGGGGCGGACAAGGCCAAGACAGCCAGAAATACCGCAACAATTGTCCAGTAGGCCTCTTTCTTGGCGGCGGTATAAGGCGCTTCGAGAAACCCGACATAGAGCATGCCCACCCGGGTG from Phaeobacter sp. G2 encodes the following:
- a CDS encoding cache domain-containing protein, coding for MALWQYANRGLDRPTRGEKQLKSVRLRLLLLALLPLAVLMPLLLTLAMARWNADYDAVLIAKVESDLRIAEQYLGHLQIGSAESLRSIANSTAFHQALAKGPAEVQAHLQALRDDLQLDFLDYLTLSDLTPDLGDWPVIQAASRGQRASQIDIFSADDLTDVAPHLADQARISLIETEAAAPTSRQVEDRGMVLHTAAPVATLGHHGVLRGGRLLNRNLGFIDTLNALVYLGGPAEQNRQGTATLFLDDTRISTNVRLFEDVRALGTRVSAVVRNKVLGEGLTWLNRAFVVNDWYISGYLPLTDSYGTRVGMLYVGFLEAPYTAAKKEAYWTIVAVFLAVLALSAPLFLWLAKGIFSPLERMSLTMKRVERGDLTARNGSTGRQDEIGQVAGHLDSLLDQIQERDQRLRDWAGELNQRVDRRTVELRAANKKLEETFQQLVMSEKLASIGEITAGVAHEINNPVAVIQGNVDVIRMTLGPEEAQEVGTELDLIDNQVMRIGAIVSKLLQFARPSEFGTFEESLDLAPLVTDCLVLVDHVIARQAIQVEKRFDQETRPAPPVRIDPGELQQVVINLILNAAQAMEGDGTLTLSLQGAERDDRYGALLTVADSGCGIPEDHLAAVFNPFYTTKLGEGTGLGLSISQTLIQRAGGIISARNRKAGGAAFSIWLPAAEASQDAETTSAAQ